The Flammeovirgaceae bacterium genome contains a region encoding:
- a CDS encoding alpha/beta fold hydrolase: MELFYREYGSGRPLIILHGLMGSSDNWLPQAKMLGEHYHVYVVDQRNHGQSPHSEEFNYHVLQEDIHAFIHQHNLNNPVILGHSMGGKAAMNFALAYPDKLSALIVVDIAPKAYEVRHDYIVEGLKAVPIDTIQSRNEADEALSQHVASPAVRQFLLKNLMRKPQGGFAWRINLEVIDKNLETIGGTLLHEDIFEKPTLFIRGSKSDYILDEDRPGIKKIFPNSTLVTLDTGHWVQAEKPAEFVEVVLNFLHD, encoded by the coding sequence TGGAGTTGTTTTACCGGGAGTACGGAAGCGGACGTCCGCTGATCATTCTGCACGGGCTGATGGGCTCATCGGATAACTGGTTGCCCCAGGCTAAAATGTTGGGTGAACACTACCACGTGTATGTAGTTGACCAGCGCAACCACGGGCAATCGCCACACAGCGAGGAGTTCAATTACCATGTATTGCAGGAAGATATCCATGCATTTATCCATCAGCATAACCTGAATAACCCAGTTATATTGGGGCACTCCATGGGAGGTAAGGCAGCCATGAATTTTGCACTCGCTTATCCTGATAAACTGAGTGCGCTGATTGTGGTTGACATTGCTCCCAAGGCGTACGAAGTTCGTCACGATTATATTGTTGAAGGACTTAAAGCTGTGCCTATTGATACCATTCAATCCAGAAATGAAGCCGATGAAGCATTATCGCAACACGTTGCCAGTCCTGCGGTGCGACAGTTTTTGCTTAAAAACTTAATGCGCAAACCCCAAGGTGGCTTTGCCTGGCGCATTAACCTGGAAGTAATTGATAAAAATCTGGAAACGATAGGCGGGACACTATTGCATGAAGACATTTTCGAAAAGCCGACACTCTTTATCAGGGGCAGTAAATCCGATTACATCCTTGATGAGGACAGGCCCGGTATCAAGAAAATTTTTCCGAATTCAACGTTAGTAACACTGGACACCGGCCACTGGGTACAGGCCGAAAAACCGGCCGAGTTTGTTGAAGTGGTCTTAAACTTTCTTCATGACTAA
- a CDS encoding SAM-dependent methyltransferase, translating to MTKPGTLFLIPNVIAEGTADEVILPGVKQVIKGIQYFLAEDIRTARRFVSSLKVFDSVEALQFSVLNKDTDAAELNNLLKPLINGNDMGIITESGCPGVADPGALAVAFAQQKNIRVVPLVGPSSLLLALMGSGLNGQQFSFHGYLPVQRADREKAIADYEKDSRKKGVTQIFIETPYRNNQVFESFLHTLAGDTLLCVAVDITGPAESIKTRKVSEWKKHKTEWPKLPAVFLFLAR from the coding sequence ATGACTAAGCCGGGCACTTTATTCCTTATACCTAACGTCATCGCAGAAGGAACAGCAGATGAGGTAATCCTTCCCGGAGTAAAACAAGTAATAAAGGGTATTCAGTATTTTCTGGCGGAAGATATCCGTACGGCCCGAAGATTCGTTAGCAGCCTGAAGGTTTTTGATTCGGTGGAAGCGCTGCAATTCAGTGTACTCAATAAGGATACTGATGCGGCTGAATTGAACAACTTACTGAAGCCGCTGATCAATGGCAACGACATGGGGATTATTACCGAATCGGGCTGCCCCGGTGTGGCTGACCCCGGTGCATTGGCGGTGGCGTTTGCCCAGCAGAAAAATATTCGGGTGGTACCGCTGGTGGGGCCCTCTTCCCTGTTGCTTGCGCTGATGGGGTCCGGCCTCAACGGCCAGCAGTTTTCTTTTCATGGATACCTGCCTGTCCAGCGGGCAGATCGGGAGAAGGCCATTGCCGATTATGAAAAAGACTCGCGAAAGAAAGGAGTTACGCAGATTTTTATTGAAACACCGTACCGGAACAACCAGGTGTTCGAATCGTTTCTTCATACACTGGCAGGCGATACGTTGTTGTGTGTTGCCGTTGACATTACCGGCCCTGCCGAATCAATCAAAACCAGGAAGGTTTCTGAATGGAAAAAGCACAAAACCGAGTGGCCTAAACTTCCGGCTGTTTTTCTGTTTTTAGCCCGCTGA